In Isoptericola jiangsuensis, the following proteins share a genomic window:
- a CDS encoding Cof-type HAD-IIB family hydrolase, translating to MPISPLPRPDRIRLVVTDMDGTLLDPAGDVPEGLYPLLDRLHAAGITFVPASGRQHATIAAAFPADRTPAREDLVIVAENGTLVTRGDEVVSVDMLDDAVVADVVHAVRGLGTTRGGGAVLAGTRGAYVERSDAAFVDHVRTYYNALTVVDDLLAVDDRVLKVAVYDDVDSATGTLPALVHLRATHQVVVSSPHWIDVMNHGVNKGVALRRLQAELGVGPDETMAFGDYLNDVEMLAAAEWSFAMADAHPDVLAHARFTAPSNAEHGVVRVLEALLDARVPSA from the coding sequence ATGCCGATCTCGCCGCTGCCCCGACCCGACCGGATCCGCCTCGTCGTCACCGACATGGACGGGACGCTGCTCGACCCGGCGGGCGACGTGCCGGAGGGCCTGTACCCCCTGCTGGACCGGCTGCACGCGGCCGGGATCACGTTCGTGCCGGCGTCGGGCCGTCAGCACGCGACCATCGCCGCGGCGTTCCCGGCGGACCGGACGCCCGCACGCGAGGACCTGGTGATCGTCGCCGAGAACGGCACGCTGGTCACCCGGGGCGACGAGGTGGTGTCGGTGGACATGCTGGACGACGCGGTCGTCGCGGACGTGGTGCACGCGGTGCGCGGGCTGGGGACGACGCGCGGCGGGGGCGCGGTCCTGGCGGGGACGCGGGGCGCGTACGTGGAGCGGTCCGACGCCGCGTTCGTGGACCACGTGCGCACCTACTACAACGCGCTCACCGTGGTGGACGACCTGCTGGCCGTCGACGACCGGGTCCTCAAGGTCGCGGTCTACGACGACGTGGACTCCGCGACGGGCACCCTGCCGGCGCTGGTGCACCTGCGTGCGACGCACCAGGTCGTCGTGTCGAGCCCGCACTGGATCGACGTGATGAACCACGGCGTGAACAAGGGGGTGGCGCTGCGCCGCCTCCAGGCCGAGCTCGGCGTCGGGCCGGACGAGACGATGGCGTTCGGCGACTACCTCAACGACGTGGAGATGCTGGCGGCGGCCGAGTGGTCGTTCGCGATGGCGGACGCCCACCCGGACGTGCTGGCGCACGCACGGTTCACCGCGCCGAGCAACGCCGAGCACGGGGTGGTGCGGGTGCTGGAGGCGCTGCTGGACGCGCGGGTGCCGAGCGCCTGA